One part of the Roseomonas gilardii genome encodes these proteins:
- a CDS encoding ABC transporter substrate-binding protein, with translation MRLPRLRDALLASTLLAGAALAVAAPAAAQDSDTLRIGMEAGPTSIDPHFASVITNYAYGRHYFQPLMEQDARQVLRPALATEWRAVDDLTWEIRLNPAARFQDGTPVTVDDVAFTIARAGDVPNSPSSLNTYTRPVKSVEQVDAHTLRIHTHAPTPLMANYLSMVMILARHAAEGLSTADFNAGKGMVGTGPYRYVSWTPGGVAVMERYEEFAGPKPAFKRVEFRPIANAGARTAALRAGDVDLIEIVPTDQFDRFAKDASFATAASPSNRLMFLTLDSDREVTPHIAGRDGKPIPNPLRDVRVRKALSMAINREAIVSRVMQGQGLPSNDLAPPGYFGASPELAKPQPFDLAAAKKLLAEAGYPEGFAVQINGPNDRYVNDEQVVQAIGQMWSRAGLAATVETKPRGTWLSESAQLKYSVNLSGFSPNPEVLGMLEALIHTVDPSRGFGPANRGRFSNAAIDRLIEQARTTMDNQERERISREATRMAILDQQALIPLYFQTNTWAMRKGLRYEARTDEMTLATSVSKAP, from the coding sequence ATGCGCCTCCCCCGCCTTCGCGACGCCCTGCTCGCCTCCACCCTCCTGGCTGGTGCGGCGCTGGCGGTCGCGGCACCGGCCGCCGCCCAGGATTCCGACACGCTGCGCATCGGCATGGAGGCCGGGCCGACCAGCATCGACCCGCATTTCGCCAGCGTGATCACCAACTACGCCTATGGCCGCCACTACTTCCAGCCGCTGATGGAACAGGATGCGCGGCAGGTGCTGCGCCCGGCGCTGGCCACCGAATGGCGCGCGGTGGACGACCTGACCTGGGAGATCAGGCTGAACCCGGCGGCGCGCTTCCAGGACGGCACGCCGGTGACGGTGGACGACGTGGCCTTCACCATCGCCCGCGCCGGCGACGTGCCGAACTCGCCCTCCTCGCTCAACACCTATACCCGGCCGGTGAAGTCGGTGGAGCAGGTGGATGCGCATACGCTGCGCATCCACACCCATGCGCCGACGCCGCTGATGGCGAACTACCTGTCCATGGTGATGATCCTGGCCAGGCATGCGGCGGAGGGGCTCTCCACCGCCGATTTCAACGCCGGCAAGGGCATGGTCGGCACGGGCCCCTATCGCTACGTCTCCTGGACGCCCGGCGGCGTGGCGGTGATGGAACGCTACGAGGAGTTCGCCGGGCCGAAGCCCGCCTTCAAGCGGGTCGAGTTCCGCCCCATCGCCAATGCCGGCGCCCGCACCGCCGCACTGCGCGCCGGCGATGTGGACCTGATCGAGATCGTGCCGACCGACCAGTTCGACCGCTTCGCCAAGGACGCGAGCTTCGCCACCGCCGCCAGCCCCTCCAACCGGCTGATGTTCCTGACGCTGGACAGCGACCGCGAGGTGACGCCGCACATCGCGGGCCGCGACGGCAAGCCGATCCCCAACCCGCTGCGGGACGTGCGGGTGCGCAAGGCGCTGTCCATGGCGATCAACCGGGAGGCTATCGTCTCCCGCGTCATGCAGGGCCAGGGCCTGCCCAGCAACGACCTTGCCCCCCCGGGCTATTTCGGCGCCTCGCCCGAACTGGCGAAGCCGCAGCCCTTCGACCTCGCGGCGGCGAAGAAGCTGCTGGCCGAGGCAGGCTATCCGGAAGGCTTCGCCGTGCAGATCAACGGGCCGAACGACCGCTACGTGAATGACGAGCAGGTGGTGCAGGCGATCGGCCAGATGTGGAGCCGCGCCGGCCTCGCCGCCACGGTGGAAACGAAGCCGCGCGGCACTTGGCTGAGCGAGTCGGCGCAGCTCAAATACTCGGTGAACCTGTCCGGCTTCTCGCCCAATCCGGAGGTGCTGGGGATGCTGGAGGCTCTGATCCACACGGTGGACCCGTCGCGCGGCTTCGGCCCGGCCAATCGCGGGCGCTTCAGCAATGCCGCGATCGACCGGCTGATCGAGCAGGCCCGCACCACCATGGACAACCAGGAGCGCGAGCGCATCAGCCGCGAGGCTACGCGCATGGCGATCCTCGACCAGCAGGCGCTGATCCCGCTCTATTTCCAGACCAACACCTGGGCGATGCGGAAGGGGCTGCGCTACGAGGCCCGCACCGACGAGATGACGCTCGCCACCAGCGTGAGCAAGGCACCATGA
- a CDS encoding adenine deaminase yields MSFAPEAPIAAETRRRAVQAAQGKAPFDLLLTGGTLVDVATGELRAADVGLVGGLIASVHPPGTRADAAEFHDLAGRFLAPGFVDNHLHFESSFMAPVDYASTVVPHGVTTTVWDPHELANVLGVPGVRWAVEAARGLPLRVLVAAPSCVPSAPGLEVAGAEIGPEEMREMLRWPEVAGVAEVMDMAGVLAGSARMEGIVGAGMAAGKNVNGHGRDLAGAALQAYAASGVTSDHEITSGEDLLAKLRAGLTVELRGSHDTVLPGAVAAILSLPVFPAGLVACTDDIFPDELVAKGGLRDTLARLVARGLNPVLAIRMATLNAALRLKRDDIGLIAPGRRAEIAVLSDLPGMVVERVYVAGRLVAEGGRMLEALPRDLSGAPRDTVKLQPQAPEAFRLRVKGIDNGNARLPVVGGARVVHWAEAEVTVRDGIAALPPGHALIAILHRHGRRDPAPMLCLADGWGEPEGAVATTISHDNHNLLVLGRDPADMAAAANALIACGGGMAVAAGGRVTGVMPLPIAGLLAETPPAETAASFARLRAAADAVMPWKPPFRVFRGVTGISLACNPGPHPTDLGITDGGTGEVRDPALPLGTEPVPA; encoded by the coding sequence ATGAGCTTCGCCCCCGAAGCCCCCATCGCCGCGGAGACCCGCCGCCGCGCCGTCCAGGCGGCGCAGGGCAAGGCACCCTTCGACCTGCTGCTCACCGGCGGTACGCTGGTGGATGTCGCGACCGGCGAGCTGCGCGCGGCGGATGTCGGGCTGGTCGGCGGGCTGATCGCCTCCGTGCACCCGCCCGGCACGCGCGCCGACGCGGCGGAATTCCATGACCTCGCGGGCCGCTTCCTGGCGCCCGGCTTCGTGGACAACCACCTGCATTTCGAATCCTCCTTCATGGCCCCCGTGGACTACGCCAGCACCGTCGTGCCCCACGGCGTCACCACCACGGTCTGGGACCCGCACGAGCTGGCCAATGTGCTGGGCGTGCCGGGCGTGCGCTGGGCGGTGGAGGCGGCGCGGGGCCTGCCGCTGCGCGTGCTGGTCGCCGCCCCGTCCTGCGTCCCCTCCGCCCCCGGGCTGGAGGTGGCGGGCGCCGAGATCGGGCCGGAGGAGATGCGCGAGATGCTCCGCTGGCCCGAGGTCGCCGGGGTGGCCGAGGTCATGGACATGGCCGGGGTGCTCGCCGGCAGCGCGCGGATGGAAGGCATCGTCGGCGCCGGCATGGCGGCGGGCAAGAACGTCAACGGCCATGGGCGGGACCTCGCGGGCGCCGCCCTCCAGGCCTATGCCGCCTCGGGCGTGACCTCGGACCACGAGATCACCTCGGGCGAGGACCTGCTGGCCAAGCTCCGCGCCGGGCTGACGGTGGAGCTGCGCGGCAGCCACGACACTGTCCTGCCGGGCGCCGTGGCGGCGATCCTGTCCCTGCCGGTCTTCCCGGCCGGCCTCGTGGCCTGCACGGACGACATCTTCCCGGACGAGCTGGTGGCCAAGGGCGGCCTGCGCGATACGCTCGCACGGCTGGTGGCGCGCGGTCTGAACCCGGTGCTGGCGATCCGCATGGCCACGCTGAACGCCGCGCTGCGGCTGAAGCGCGACGATATCGGCCTGATCGCCCCCGGGCGGCGCGCCGAGATCGCGGTGCTCTCCGACCTGCCCGGCATGGTGGTGGAGCGGGTCTATGTGGCCGGGCGCCTCGTGGCGGAGGGGGGCCGGATGCTCGAAGCCCTGCCCCGCGACCTGTCCGGCGCGCCGCGCGACACGGTGAAGCTCCAGCCCCAGGCGCCGGAGGCCTTCCGCCTGCGGGTGAAGGGCATCGACAACGGAAACGCACGCCTGCCCGTGGTCGGCGGCGCCCGCGTGGTCCATTGGGCCGAGGCCGAGGTCACGGTGCGCGACGGCATCGCCGCGCTGCCGCCGGGCCATGCGCTGATCGCCATCCTCCACCGGCATGGGCGGCGCGACCCGGCGCCCATGCTCTGCCTCGCCGATGGCTGGGGCGAGCCGGAGGGCGCCGTGGCCACCACGATCAGCCACGACAACCACAACCTGCTGGTGCTGGGCCGCGACCCGGCGGACATGGCGGCGGCGGCCAACGCGCTGATCGCCTGCGGCGGCGGCATGGCCGTGGCGGCGGGCGGCCGGGTGACGGGGGTGATGCCGCTGCCCATCGCCGGGCTGCTGGCCGAGACGCCGCCCGCGGAAACCGCCGCCAGCTTCGCCCGGCTGCGCGCCGCGGCCGATGCGGTGATGCCGTGGAAGCCGCCCTTCCGCGTCTTCCGCGGCGTCACCGGCATCTCGCTGGCCTGCAACCCCGGCCCGCATCCGACCGATCTGGGCATCACCGACGGCGGCACGGGCGAGGTGCGCGACCCGGCCCTGCCGCTGGGCACGGAGCCCGTTCCGGCCTGA
- a CDS encoding creatininase family protein: MPIRTRFWAELRWPEFRDLPENTVAVLPIAATEQHGPHLPVSTDQTINAGILARSLTHCPPELPLLVLPHQAVGLSVEHLAFPGTLTLDEEGFLRLVTGIGASVARAGVRRLVVMNAHGGNAAMLEVACRRLRAENRILAIGSHWDRMGRPEGSADPVEARYGIHAGRDETALMLRLSPQDVDRAAMADFPSAKQRLEDTAPAIASALGASLAWQAQDLNPAGAVGDATKATAELGGALLDFAARRMAELWRQVAAVDLDAWLRDMPEAP, translated from the coding sequence ATGCCGATCCGCACGCGCTTCTGGGCCGAGCTGCGCTGGCCGGAATTCCGGGACCTGCCGGAGAACACGGTGGCGGTCCTGCCCATCGCCGCCACGGAGCAGCACGGGCCGCATCTTCCCGTCTCCACCGACCAGACCATCAATGCCGGCATCCTGGCCCGTTCCCTCACCCACTGTCCGCCGGAACTGCCGCTGCTGGTCCTGCCCCATCAGGCCGTGGGGCTCTCGGTGGAGCACCTGGCCTTTCCCGGCACGCTGACGCTGGACGAGGAAGGCTTCCTCCGCCTCGTCACCGGGATCGGCGCCAGCGTGGCGCGCGCCGGGGTGCGGCGGCTGGTGGTGATGAACGCCCATGGCGGCAACGCCGCGATGCTGGAGGTCGCCTGCCGCCGCCTCCGCGCCGAAAACCGCATCCTGGCGATCGGCAGCCACTGGGACCGGATGGGCCGGCCGGAGGGTTCCGCCGATCCGGTGGAGGCGCGCTACGGCATCCATGCCGGGCGGGACGAGACGGCCCTCATGCTGCGCCTCTCGCCCCAGGATGTGGACCGCGCCGCCATGGCCGATTTCCCCAGCGCGAAGCAACGGCTGGAGGACACCGCCCCCGCCATCGCCTCCGCCCTGGGCGCCAGCCTGGCCTGGCAGGCGCAGGACCTGAACCCGGCCGGGGCGGTCGGCGATGCCACGAAGGCCACGGCGGAGCTGGGCGGGGCCCTGCTGGACTTCGCCGCCCGGCGCATGGCGGAGCTCTGGCGGCAGGTGGCGGCGGTGGATCTCGACGCCTGGCTGCGGGACATGCCCGAGGCGCCATAG
- a CDS encoding HAD family hydrolase produces the protein MTAEQRSIVIFDLGGVLVDWDPRHLYRRLFPGDEAGMERFLAEVCTNEWNLQQDAGRSWAEATALLRAQHPGQEELIDAFHRHWPEMIRGAIDGTVEILRELREGGVPLYALTNWSAETYPVAEERFDFLGWFRGVVVSGQEKLIKPDPRIYRLLLERFGVDPQAAVYIDDNPRNARTAGDLGMHGIHFTSPEHLRAELVALGLPVAPPA, from the coding sequence ATGACCGCCGAACAGCGCAGCATCGTCATCTTCGACCTCGGCGGCGTGCTGGTGGACTGGGACCCGCGTCACCTCTACCGCCGGCTCTTCCCCGGGGACGAGGCGGGGATGGAGCGGTTCCTAGCCGAGGTCTGCACCAACGAATGGAACCTGCAGCAGGATGCCGGGCGGAGCTGGGCCGAGGCCACCGCCCTGCTGCGCGCCCAGCATCCGGGGCAGGAGGAACTGATCGACGCCTTCCACCGGCACTGGCCGGAGATGATCCGGGGGGCCATCGACGGTACGGTGGAGATCCTGCGCGAGCTGCGCGAGGGCGGCGTGCCGCTCTATGCCCTGACCAACTGGTCCGCCGAGACCTATCCGGTGGCGGAGGAGCGCTTCGACTTCCTGGGCTGGTTCCGGGGTGTGGTGGTGTCCGGGCAGGAGAAGCTGATCAAGCCCGATCCCCGGATCTACCGCCTGCTGCTGGAACGCTTCGGGGTGGACCCGCAGGCGGCCGTCTATATCGACGACAATCCCCGCAACGCGCGGACGGCGGGCGATCTCGGGATGCACGGCATCCACTTCACCTCGCCCGAGCATCTGCGGGCGGAGCTGGTGGCGCTGGGGCTGCCGGTGGCGCCGCCCGCCTGA
- a CDS encoding circularly permuted type 2 ATP-grasp protein has translation MSVAADEMVDGQRRIRPHWRSILGALSGLSAPDLSDRALSLHRALEEDGIASLLPSEERVTAWRCDLLPMPIPAAEFTHLEQGLAQRARLLELVLEDVYGPQRLLAEGLLPAELVFNNAAFLRACRTTGPVPRPAMLSVLATDLQRGLDGQWRVAGDSIARMAGLAQALENRRLLARTMPELFRRVPLRPMRPFLEAWQLSLRHALPPGHAEDAIALLTPAVGDPSWAENVVLTQALDCIPVEPGDLTVRRGRLYLKTLRGLQPIGALLRRMQGHLLDPLESDAPAAGGVVGLMDAARNGEVRIVNDPGADMAEAPALAAFLPRLCEVLLGEALRLPGLRTLWLGDPAALAEVRATPERWMLRSATDPRSPPVLLDPANSALLARLEDRPEGWAATELSPPSQVPCWVSGAGEDGTGAKVPLPVRLRMFLAGEHADGDARGAPGWRVLPGGFAHILEDGAHAFTRVPEGGLSKDVWVLEDEAEAGLPPALQSPPLALRRMAAGMPSRAGDNLFWLGRYVERLDTAARLSRAALVRLERDALLPHELAELHTLARCLVPAGLVKVEDFPVAGDAGPLRRALLRAARPDESLSRAFGRIARLAEATRDRQTGDMHDAFLQPLREMRDKLSRVRDLQSLSRLHRAAMRYAAGVAGVAAENMVRGGAHTFLDLGRRVERAQSVASALSMALDQPPARLEAGLRLALELCDSVITYRTRYLAAPQAEPVLALVLADSGNPRGLGFQFARAQELLENLAGRDDTLAREAEALSNETLAIAEGPVGEVPGRLRGVEERAGQLAEGISRQYFTLLPQARSLVPVIGRGMA, from the coding sequence ATGAGCGTCGCCGCCGACGAGATGGTGGACGGCCAACGCCGGATCCGCCCGCACTGGCGCAGCATCCTGGGCGCCCTGTCCGGCCTGTCCGCCCCCGACCTGTCGGACCGCGCGCTCAGCCTGCACCGGGCGCTGGAGGAGGACGGGATCGCCTCCCTCCTGCCCTCCGAGGAGCGGGTGACGGCCTGGCGTTGCGACCTGCTGCCCATGCCCATCCCGGCCGCGGAGTTCACCCATCTGGAGCAGGGGCTGGCACAGCGGGCCCGGCTGCTGGAGCTGGTGCTGGAGGATGTCTACGGCCCACAGCGGCTGCTGGCCGAGGGGCTGCTGCCGGCCGAGCTGGTCTTCAACAACGCCGCCTTCCTGCGCGCCTGCCGCACCACCGGCCCGGTGCCGCGCCCCGCCATGCTCAGCGTGCTGGCGACGGACCTGCAACGCGGGCTGGACGGGCAATGGCGCGTGGCCGGGGATTCCATCGCCCGCATGGCCGGGCTGGCGCAGGCGCTGGAGAACCGCCGCCTGCTCGCCCGCACCATGCCGGAACTCTTCCGCCGTGTGCCGCTGCGGCCGATGCGCCCGTTCCTGGAGGCCTGGCAGCTTTCGCTCCGCCATGCCCTGCCGCCCGGACATGCGGAGGATGCCATCGCCCTGCTCACCCCCGCCGTGGGCGATCCGAGCTGGGCCGAGAACGTGGTGCTGACCCAGGCGCTGGACTGCATCCCCGTGGAACCGGGGGATCTCACGGTGCGCCGGGGCCGGCTCTACCTGAAGACGCTGCGCGGGCTGCAGCCGATCGGCGCGCTGCTGCGGCGGATGCAGGGCCATCTGCTGGACCCGCTGGAATCCGATGCCCCCGCCGCCGGCGGCGTGGTCGGGCTGATGGACGCCGCCCGCAACGGCGAGGTGCGGATCGTCAACGACCCTGGCGCCGACATGGCGGAGGCCCCGGCCCTGGCCGCCTTCCTGCCGCGCCTCTGCGAGGTGCTGCTGGGCGAGGCGCTGCGCCTGCCGGGGCTGCGCACGCTCTGGCTGGGCGATCCCGCCGCGCTGGCGGAGGTCCGCGCCACGCCGGAGCGGTGGATGCTCCGCTCGGCCACCGATCCGCGCAGCCCACCCGTGCTGCTGGACCCGGCGAACAGCGCCCTCCTCGCCCGTCTGGAGGACCGGCCGGAGGGCTGGGCCGCCACGGAGCTTTCCCCACCCTCGCAGGTGCCCTGCTGGGTGAGCGGCGCGGGGGAGGACGGGACCGGCGCCAAGGTGCCGCTTCCCGTGCGGCTGCGCATGTTCCTGGCCGGCGAGCATGCGGACGGCGACGCGCGCGGCGCCCCCGGCTGGCGGGTCCTGCCCGGCGGCTTCGCCCATATCCTGGAGGACGGCGCCCATGCCTTCACCCGGGTGCCGGAAGGCGGGCTGTCCAAGGATGTCTGGGTGCTGGAGGACGAGGCGGAGGCCGGACTGCCCCCCGCCCTCCAGTCGCCGCCGCTGGCGCTGCGCCGGATGGCGGCCGGCATGCCGTCGCGGGCGGGGGACAACCTCTTCTGGCTGGGCCGCTACGTGGAGCGGCTGGACACCGCCGCCCGCCTGTCGCGCGCCGCCCTGGTGCGGCTGGAGCGCGACGCCCTGCTGCCGCATGAGCTGGCGGAGCTGCACACCCTGGCCCGCTGCTTGGTGCCCGCCGGGCTGGTGAAGGTGGAGGACTTCCCTGTCGCCGGGGATGCCGGGCCGCTGCGGCGGGCGCTGCTGCGCGCCGCCCGGCCGGATGAATCGCTGTCCCGCGCCTTCGGGCGCATCGCCCGGCTGGCCGAGGCCACGCGCGACCGGCAGACCGGCGACATGCACGACGCCTTCCTCCAGCCCTTGCGGGAGATGCGGGACAAGCTGTCCCGGGTGCGCGACCTGCAATCCCTGTCCCGCCTGCACCGCGCCGCCATGCGCTATGCCGCCGGGGTGGCCGGGGTGGCCGCGGAGAACATGGTGCGCGGCGGCGCCCATACCTTCCTGGATCTCGGGCGCCGGGTGGAACGTGCCCAGTCCGTCGCCTCCGCCCTGTCCATGGCGCTCGACCAGCCGCCCGCGCGGCTGGAGGCCGGGCTGCGCCTCGCGCTGGAGCTGTGCGATTCCGTGATCACCTACCGCACGCGCTATCTGGCCGCGCCACAGGCGGAACCGGTGCTGGCGCTGGTCCTGGCTGATTCCGGCAACCCCCGCGGGCTGGGCTTCCAGTTCGCCCGCGCCCAGGAACTGCTGGAGAACCTGGCCGGCCGCGACGACACCCTGGCCCGGGAGGCGGAAGCCCTGTCGAACGAGACCCTCGCCATCGCCGAGGGACCGGTGGGCGAGGTCCCCGGGCGGCTGCGGGGCGTGGAGGAACGCGCGGGCCAGCTGGCCGAGGGAATCTCGCGCCAGTACTTCACCCTGCTGCCGCAGGCACGGTCTCTGGTCCCGGTCATCGGACGGGGGATGGCATGA
- a CDS encoding transglutaminase family protein, translating into MILRVRHVTSYAYGHPVEMATHMLCLTPRELPAQRVLSTTLTSTPEAARTTIGRDHFGNHVTWLFLDSPHERFEVVTEAVVDVHFLPPPPAAATLPWEAVAAMARRDPEAAEFTFPSPMVRVGEAARDFVTPSFPAGRPVLEGLLDLNSRFKKEFRFRSGVTGIATPVDEVLRRREGVCQDFSHVMIAGLRALGLPARYTSGYIRTYPPPGQPRRVGADMSHAWVGAWLGPELGWLNLDPTNNILLSEEHVLLGWGRDFGDVSPLRGIILGGGRHKLEVGVDLAPVGED; encoded by the coding sequence ATGATCCTGCGTGTCCGGCACGTCACCAGCTATGCCTATGGCCATCCGGTGGAGATGGCCACGCACATGCTCTGCCTGACGCCGCGCGAACTGCCCGCGCAGCGCGTGCTAAGCACGACGCTGACCAGCACGCCGGAGGCCGCCCGGACCACCATCGGGCGGGACCACTTCGGCAACCACGTCACCTGGCTCTTCCTCGACAGCCCGCACGAACGCTTCGAGGTGGTGACCGAGGCGGTGGTGGACGTGCATTTCCTGCCCCCTCCCCCGGCCGCCGCGACCCTGCCCTGGGAGGCGGTGGCGGCCATGGCGCGGCGCGACCCGGAGGCGGCGGAGTTCACCTTCCCGAGCCCCATGGTCCGGGTGGGCGAGGCGGCGCGGGACTTCGTCACCCCCTCCTTCCCCGCCGGCCGCCCGGTGCTGGAAGGGCTGCTGGACCTGAATTCCCGCTTCAAGAAGGAATTCCGCTTCCGCTCCGGCGTCACCGGCATCGCCACCCCGGTGGACGAGGTGCTGCGCCGGCGCGAGGGCGTCTGCCAGGACTTCTCCCATGTCATGATCGCCGGCCTGCGCGCCCTTGGCCTGCCGGCGCGCTACACCTCCGGCTATATCCGCACCTATCCGCCGCCGGGGCAGCCCCGCCGCGTCGGCGCCGACATGTCGCATGCCTGGGTCGGCGCCTGGCTGGGACCGGAGCTCGGCTGGCTGAACCTGGACCCGACCAACAACATCCTGCTCTCGGAGGAGCATGTGCTGCTCGGCTGGGGTCGCGATTTCGGCGATGTCTCGCCGCTGCGCGGCATCATCCTGGGCGGCGGGCGGCACAAGCTGGAAGTGGGCGTGGATCTCGCGCCGGTCGGCGAGGACTGA
- a CDS encoding SDR family oxidoreductase: MTESRIAVVTGAGSGIGRAATLALLADGWSVALAGRRRDALEETVAQAGEHGGRCLPVPTDITDAASVESLFATVKQRWGRLDLLFNNAGRGSPAVDFDEISDADWFGVVAANLNGAFLCARAAYAMMKAQDPKGGRIINNGSISAYAPRPGSAPYTATKHAISGLTKSISLDGRKHDIACGQIDVGNAATEMTERMTRGVPQADGRMMVEPRMDVANVGRAVAHMAALPLDANVQNMTIMATAMPFVGRG; encoded by the coding sequence ATGACGGAATCGCGGATCGCGGTGGTGACGGGCGCCGGCTCGGGGATCGGACGCGCCGCCACGCTGGCGCTGCTGGCCGATGGCTGGTCGGTGGCCCTGGCCGGGCGGCGGCGCGATGCGCTGGAGGAAACGGTGGCGCAGGCGGGCGAGCATGGCGGCCGCTGCCTGCCGGTGCCGACCGACATCACCGACGCGGCCTCGGTGGAGTCGCTCTTCGCCACGGTGAAGCAGCGCTGGGGGCGCCTGGACCTGCTGTTCAACAATGCCGGGCGCGGCAGCCCCGCCGTGGATTTCGACGAGATCAGCGATGCCGACTGGTTCGGCGTGGTGGCGGCCAACCTGAACGGCGCCTTCCTCTGCGCCCGCGCCGCCTATGCGATGATGAAGGCGCAGGACCCGAAAGGCGGCCGCATCATCAACAACGGCTCGATCAGCGCCTATGCCCCCCGGCCGGGCAGCGCGCCCTATACCGCCACCAAGCACGCCATCAGCGGCCTGACCAAGTCGATCAGCCTGGACGGGCGCAAGCACGACATCGCCTGCGGCCAGATCGACGTGGGCAATGCCGCGACCGAGATGACCGAGCGCATGACCCGGGGCGTGCCGCAGGCGGATGGGCGGATGATGGTTGAGCCGCGGATGGACGTGGCAAATGTCGGCCGCGCCGTGGCCCATATGGCCGCGCTGCCGCTCGATGCGAATGTGCAGAACATGACCATTATGGCCACCGCCATGCCCTTCGTCGGGCGCGGCTGA
- a CDS encoding polyprenyl synthetase family protein, producing the protein MSVAVTPTPDDENPEAALVVLTELVRDDLELCNRLIVEHMDSPVSLIPQLAAHIVAAGGKRLRPLLTLAAARMCGYRGERHAALAACVEFLHTATLLHDDVVDESSLRRGQASANALFGNKPSVLVGDFLFARAFQLMVRDGSLRVLAILSQAAATIVEGEVLQLVIQNDTATTEEQYLQVIAGKTAALFAAATEIGAVVADRPEAEAQALHAYGRDLGMAFQLVDDALDYSARQAELGKTVGDDFREGKITLPVLLAFQRGDEEERVFWRRVLEEREQGEDDLEHALNLMRRHDTLGATLALAEDYGRSAQRALDLFPQGPERQALSDIIRFCIARAR; encoded by the coding sequence TTGAGCGTAGCCGTCACGCCGACGCCCGACGACGAGAATCCCGAGGCTGCGCTCGTGGTTCTGACCGAACTGGTCCGCGACGACCTGGAGCTGTGCAACCGGCTCATCGTCGAGCACATGGACAGCCCGGTCTCCCTGATCCCGCAGCTCGCCGCGCATATCGTCGCGGCCGGGGGCAAGCGCCTGCGGCCGCTGCTCACCCTGGCGGCTGCGCGGATGTGCGGCTACCGGGGGGAGCGCCATGCCGCGCTGGCCGCCTGCGTGGAGTTCCTGCACACCGCCACGCTGCTGCATGACGACGTGGTGGACGAAAGCTCCCTGCGCCGGGGCCAGGCCAGCGCCAATGCGCTGTTCGGCAACAAACCCTCGGTGCTGGTGGGGGACTTCCTGTTCGCCCGCGCCTTCCAGCTCATGGTGCGCGACGGCTCGCTGCGCGTGCTCGCGATCCTGAGCCAGGCCGCCGCCACGATCGTGGAGGGCGAGGTGCTGCAACTCGTCATCCAGAACGACACGGCCACGACCGAGGAGCAGTACCTGCAGGTCATCGCCGGCAAGACCGCCGCGCTCTTCGCCGCCGCCACCGAGATCGGCGCCGTGGTGGCCGACCGGCCGGAGGCCGAGGCGCAGGCGCTGCATGCCTATGGCCGCGACCTCGGCATGGCCTTCCAGCTCGTGGACGATGCGCTGGACTATTCGGCGCGGCAGGCCGAACTGGGCAAGACGGTCGGCGACGACTTCCGCGAGGGCAAGATCACCCTTCCGGTCCTGCTGGCCTTCCAGCGGGGCGACGAGGAGGAGCGGGTCTTCTGGCGCCGGGTGCTGGAAGAGCGGGAGCAGGGCGAGGACGACCTGGAACATGCCCTGAACCTGATGCGCCGGCACGACACCCTGGGCGCCACGCTGGCGCTGGCCGAGGACTATGGCCGCTCGGCGCAGCGGGCGCTGGACCTCTTCCCGCAGGGGCCGGAGCGCCAGGCCCTGTCCGACATCATCCGCTTCTGCATCGCCCGCGCCCGCTGA
- a CDS encoding DUF2007 domain-containing protein produces MHILATGLDPVRLSFLQALLRDAGIPSTVLDAHVSAVEGGIGAFPRRLAVRQEDARAAEAVLREAGEAGA; encoded by the coding sequence ATGCACATCCTGGCCACGGGTCTCGACCCGGTCCGCCTGAGCTTCCTGCAGGCCCTGCTGCGGGACGCGGGCATCCCGTCCACCGTCCTCGACGCCCATGTCAGCGCCGTGGAGGGCGGGATCGGTGCCTTCCCCCGCCGGCTGGCGGTCCGGCAGGAGGATGCCCGCGCCGCCGAGGCGGTGCTGCGGGAGGCGGGGGAAGCGGGCGCGTGA